CTTTACCCGTGTCCTCCCCGCGGCAGAGGACACGCACAAAGGGGATGTGTGGGTTTCACTCATAAAACCCTGGTGCGTACGTGCAAGGCCGGGGACAGGGCACCCACGCGAACAGACCAATGAACCCAGCCGCGAGGGCCGGATCCCCGAACGATCGTACCTAGTCCCTATGCCACACGCACATTGAAGCGCCGAAAATGCGGGGAAGGgtaatattttatttcatatgtgATAGTTTAAGAAAAGATGAGTAAGAAattgatattaaaaaataaatttctaataCATGCATGTGTATTGTTTGTTTCTCGAGGTATTCGAAAGTAATTATTATACCACAATCATATAGGATTACTCAAATAACTAGTTTCTCtcgtaaaaaatattttttttatttttaaaaattatttatcaTATCATCTTTCTATTTAGATGCCTATCTAACTAATGCTAAGAAACTAGCATTAGAGTAACCATGCTCCCGGGATTTGCACTGCGGTCCGTGTCGGTGGAGATCAGCACAAAACGCGACCGACCGACGCACGTACGAGCACGTTAGTGCTCCTACTCCACTTGGGTCGCGGTGCAGGGGCACATCTACACACGAGGCGGAGATTGGCGCGTCGGAGTCGCCGGATCCCGCCCGGGCAGGGCGGATCGCGAGCAGGATACGGTGATCCGAGGACAAGCGGAAGGCAGATCGATGGCTATCGCGAGTCTGCTAGAGACTAGCTAGGAGTGGCAGCTTTGTTCTTCTAGCCTGCCTTCTGGTCCGGTCTGGAGTTCGGTCCAAGAGATCGGCGATCAATGAAGTGGAGCGAAGCACTGCTAGCATGCATGTTGATACAATGGCTGTGCCGGCTCAGTTGCCAAGGTACCTATTGAGCATGTCGGTCTCAGCCCCAGTCTCCCTGGAGTGGAGCATCCTATAAACTCTAAAGCGGcaaataaaaatcacaactgAAACAAAAGTACTTGCtcggaaaaaaaaaggggggaaagTATCAAACCACGGCCCAGCGTACGCGCGCGGCGCATGGGTTTTCACCTCACCAGTCTTTGGAAGCACGTACGCGCGCGAGAGCTCACGCGGCGACCAGCCCGCGGGAGAACCCCGGCGCCCGAAGCACCGGTCCTCTCCCCCAGGCGACGCATGCGCCGAAGCGCCGGGACGTTGTTTACTGGAGAACCGCGGCGAGATCCGTCCGCGCGCGCGGCGCATTATCACAGGGCCGACCGGTGGACGTGCGTGGTGAGAACTCGCTCGGTCGTGGGGGCAGGGCGTGGAAGCGGGAGGTTGGCGCGTCGGCGTCGACGGATACCCCCGGCCGGAACGGATCGCGAGGAGGATAAGATCATTCtaacatattctttttattttattttttttctaatttttttcgttcttattttctttattttcttttatctctaacagtttttattcaaaatgatccgtgaaaagaaagaaaattatgTTATGAAATGAATAACTTTGAGAATACAACTGTGAAAACAAGCCGTTGGAAcgctaaaaataataaaaaatcactTCTTGAAAGTATATAGATTTTGACGGAAATCGGTTGAGATGATCTAAAGTGGGTGTTATTTTGGTGTCCTGGCCGGGGATAAGGCATTGTGAGTGGGCTCGGAGGATCGGGCTCACATGCTCGATCGATCCCGAGAAATACCGTAACACTTGGAGGAAATGTTAAGAAGACAGCAGTTATGTGAGCAACATAAAAAATCGAAAGATAACAGCAGTAGATATTCCTTCCAAACTACATGGCGCACCGAATTTCGAGATTAATTAAATCTTTATTGCGCCGTACCATTCAAGGAGATAAAAAGCAAGCTTGCTTTTTCGATCTGATGGTACTTGGCAGCCTTTTTTCAAGTTGGTGTGATCTTTTGCTGGATGCAATGGATTTGAGCGTACTCCGAGTGGTACGCTGTTCGTCTGTTGCAATTGCTCATCTATAAGCTTCAAGAAAAGATACTCCTGCGAACGTGCCGAAGGTGGTAAGGCTCGGGTGGTGCGCTGAACCCACCCGGGTTCCATGCCTGGGTTAAGTACGGGGTTtcaatttattttgaatttcTCTAGTTTCTTCGGCACTGCGTTATAAAAGAGATTACGATGTGTTCGTCGTCTACAGGATTTTCGATGGGTCCCGTGATCTACAGATGGATGTTTTTTTCAAACTACGTGTAGATGTAGAACTAGCATATGCGTGCGTTAGGTGAGTATGTGTGGAGTGAGTGCACACATTCATGCTCAGATAATACAACTGTATTCACCGgtaaagagtaaaaaaaaagacaaaagaaaaaaaagatactcCTATTCTTAACTAAggatatatttattttggacttttgtctttgtttctttgaaaaattatgtttttgattttttaaaagttatttttaattttagctattaaattttataatattttttgacTTATCAACacactacttctcagaaaaactaCTCTCAACTCTATTTTTCATCTTCTAATTCATCTCCTCATAAATAGGCTTCTggctttaaaaaatatttttcagcaAACCCGTTTATTTAGATTTCTAACTTCTAGACTTCTGACAGAAACAGAAAACAGAAACAGCCTGAAACAAATGTGCACTAAATAAGATCTTGTTTAAAGAACACAAAAGTGGTTATGTCGGTCGTATAAAAGAATAAAAGTAAAATAGATTTGTTCTTTACTGCTACCGAATGGCATATTCAATGTtattttggaaggaaaaaagATTAAACGTAACTACATTATAAGTTTAGGTACTCGTAAAACAATTTAATAGAAATTTGAAGAAATTGAGCCACTGGTTCGTGCTGCTGTTTGAGGCTCTGTTTGGAGCGTGAGATTTGCGAGATTTGTGCCTTTTTCCAATAAGATTATCGCAAAACTCCTGCATTGCTAACGGCCCCAAACATAGGTGAAAGAAACAGATATGTGGCTAGTTGCTGCTACTGCTATAATAGAAAAGATAATTTATCATGATTACCTATTTATCTATAGATAAATATTCGAATAGAATAAAGTATAGATAGCAAATGGTACTCAAAGTATGTTCATaggtaaaaaataatatccgACGGTAAACAAGTATGAATATGAGTAAGGTATACCCATATATGCGAAACTCGTATACCTACTATATAAATATCTCATATTTAAACTCTAACATTTTACATCATATAAATACCTCGTCCTGACCCACACGTCGTGTCACCGCCGCCCCGTCTCGCCCCTGCTGCCCCGCGTCACACCGTCTCGGCCCGTCCCATCTCGTCGCCACCACCCCATGCCCTCCCGCGCCACCCCGCCGCATTGCCCCCCTCCGACCCACCCTAGTGTCTTGTTTCGCCACTGTCACCACCACGCCACCCTGTCACGTCACGTCACCACGTCGCCCCACAAATAAATGGATATACCCACAGGTAACAGGTTTGAGATTGACTCCTCACTTGAGAATGTTCATGAGTATACCTACAGGTAAATAAAAATTTCATGAGTATACCtacagataaataaaaaatcaacagGTATAAATATGTATAAGCACTATCCATACTCATAGTACCTAATTGTCATACGTATACTATAGCCTGTAACTATATGGAGGGTCAGATCTAAGACAAGAAATACTCTACAGCTATAGGAAGCAGGGTCAGATCTAAGACAAGAAAATACCCTACAACTATAGGAAGCAAGGAAGGCGAGGTCTAAGACAAGAAAATGCAAGGATCTTTTGCTTGCTACGTCTGCTCTTGCGTGGAAGCCAaggcaagcaagcaagcaacgCTGCCTCCCATATCATCCACAAAAATCTCCTCCCACCATAGCTGCACACATGGCTGTGTAGGAACTCATTGGCCTCTCTCAACAATCAACATGATGCCCTATCTCCATTCGCTCACATGGGCTGTTGCCCTGAAAGTGAACCAGCAGCCAAAGCCCCGAAGTCTCTACAGACACAGAATCTCCAATTCAATAATCAAAACTACTAAAGCTGATGAAGAATTCGTTAAAAAAAAGTTGGGGCATGCATCCacagggagaagaagagaaaaaaaggaaaaggaaaagtgCATGGTCCATTTCTAATGATGGgtttctaaataaaaaaaatgctctTTTTGGCAGGTGAGACACCACCTGCTGGAATATACAGGGGCAGCATCATGATGTCTGGCCTGTCACTGTTCCCCCATTCTGTTCATGtccggggggaggggggggggggttggacCGGTAGATGCCACCGGCCTCGCTGTTGAAGGATCCTGGCGAAATTCCATGGAACTTGAAAGATCATGAACATGTGACAGCAACAAATACGATGTCAAGATCATGAACATGTGACAGTAACAAATACGATGTCTCTACTAGTCTGCTTGCATGTGGACAGCCGATCTGTTTGCCCTGCCAGCAACGGCATTTTCTTGACGAATAGTATCTCAGTTGGGTCACTTCTCCTCTGCATGACGGCTGCATCTTTTAGCTTGGAAACCAGCATGTTAATATGCACCGCAAAGTAGAAAAGAATTCCAAGTTATCTGCACGAGAGAACAAAAATTTACACTGATGGAAGGCTTAAATTTAGTGCCCTCACCTCCATGCAGGAGCATGAGAACCACAAAACAAGGCATAGCTGAAGAAAATATTAGTACATTGCGATTTTTGTTGAAGAATGACAGAGCATTGAccagaaataaaaaattaataattacATATTTAATAGAAATATGGTATATTTTAAGAGCGGGTATCTACCATATAGGTGTAAGTGTAATATGACTTCTCTGCCCTGACTATATAAGGAGGAGATAGACCGAGAGCGAGATTTCGAGCTAGGTCGGAGCCTAGAACAAGGAATCATCTGATATGAGCTTCAGGATTTAGAATTCGAGAGAATTTGTCTATATCCTTAGGATTCAATCGAGATATATCCCATTATAGTTATCTTTTTCTAAGTTTAATCAATGCAAAATAGGTCATAATACTATTATTCTAAGGGACGCATGAACGTGTATAAAATCACATATCTCCTATACATACAGTTGAGGACTAGATATCACTACTTTATATAAGCATTTACATAATTAACTTTATCAATTGTCGACAAACATGAACAGAAAAATCCACTTGATTGCTGATAGGGGGAATCAACTCTTTACAATAGATGCAATATTATTCAATCTTTTAAGATTTTGAAGTACTCCAGAAGAAATAAAAAGCCAAGCAAAAAGCCAGAGGGGGCAGCGAATATTGCAAAAGGCAGCTTCCCTTCATACAGCTAAGCTACAAGGCAACAGCAAAACATGGTACTGAATGATTCCTCAATGCGATTTACGGAGCTTCGGGAACAGCCCATGAATGTGCTCCGGCATTAAATCGTGCCTCGTGAGGATCCCAACAATGGGTGGCCTCTGCAATGGAACAAAATAGAAATTCGTTACCGACacaggtttgtaaaaaaaaggcATGTTATGCTACACGTGAACTCCATATCATGTCAAAAGAGAGTCCAGTGTACTGCAATATTTGATCACTAGAGTAAGATGTGGAGAAAGAGAGCTCACCCCTGGAATCTTCGGCACAACCAGCAGGTGCCTTAATCCTAGTGCCCGCAAAAGGACCGCAGCCTTTGCAAGTGACATGGTCTCAACTACTGTGTATGGTGACGTATTTGTAACTGGATGCAGATCGACATACATGTCCATTTCCTCATCGGTAAAATCCAGATCCTCAATCTTCAGACCTTTTCCAGAGCCGGCCTTGGCAAAATCAAAGGCACCAAATCTTTGTAGCACGAAGCTGCCGCTGGTTTTCACCTTCTCTTTCATGAAAGTCTTGCCTTTCAGCAAAACCAACAGATGGGACCTAAGCACGAGCCCAACCAGCTCTGGAGCTTCTGATAGAGGTGGCTCATCAACAACAGGAAATCCATTGTGGCCTGTGATCCTTAACGCTTGAACAATGTTCCCCACTTTCTCAACACCTGAAAAGGAGATCAGCGGTCCAGACACAACATCACCAGCAACCAAGTGCCTCATGTATGGTTCAGCATGAGCCTCCAGGAATGGCAAACCTTTCATCACCACAATCTGATCATAAACCCCTTTGTTAAAGCTATCGGCTATAGTCTTCGATATCAGAAGAACGAGCATGACCAACGGGAGCATATGGAGGTCATTGGTGAGCTCCAGAAGTATCACACAGACCGAGACGGTCATCCTCATTGTTCCACCGAGGAAAGATGCCGCACCAAGAAGCGCGAAGCGTCCGGGATCAAGGTCTGATATTGGGCCAAGAAGAGTCCCCACTATGCGCCCATATGTAGCCCCAGCAAGTATAACAGGGATAAAGAGACCAGACGGGACGGCAATACCATAAGTCACAAGGCCAAGGCAGTAGATAGCAGTGAAGAAGGTGAAAAGAGTGGACATGTGGAACTCTTTCTCGGTGCCACTGCTGAACAGATTGCGGATGGCATCGTCATTTGTGTTGAAGAAGAGCGACGCAAGACCGTTGTATTGACCCGGCGGGCATTGGAAATTCTTAAAATTTCCAGAGCGGCCAATGGTGGGGCACTCCTCCACGGTATCAACAGGGCACGGAGTGCACGGAGCAAGCCAAGGGAGCCCATAGGAGCATGCTGATGTGATAATCGATATTGTGATGGTGAGAAGGATCTTGTATGGAGCACCTCTCCTGCACACACAAGTTAGATACAACAATGTAAGTGAGACAGCATTTCAAAGTAAAACTTATTGTGTAGACCGATGTATATGCTTGATCCATACTCATTGATGAAACTGTAGGCACGGAGAATCCTATCCAAGAGAAAGTTGAACAGGCCTCCAAAGACCCCGCCAATTATTCCAAGGACAATAATTGCAATTACATCTTGGGTACTGTATGTCGGGATGGTTGCGCTGAGGTCAAACATAATCAACCCTCCTTGACCAAACAGACCGCATTTTCCACTACGACAGAGCTCGATCAGGCCCCTCAACACAACAGCAACAACAGCAGTTGTAAAGAATGTTCTCCACAGAAGAGCACTTCGCCACCTAAAAAATGTAGAGAGCTCTACTGTCATGAAAAAATGGTGCCACATGCAAAAAATGAAAGATGTTCAAATCACCCATCAAGGGTAGTTGCAATCGGGTTCGTCCATTTTCACAGTTTTCCTATCAGCATACTGATATAATGCAAACTATGATTCTTATCTATACGATCTACATGTCAGTTTATATAGTAAAAGTTATATACCTATGGGCTAGGACTACTGCATTTGTGAATCGAGATTTGCATTTTCAGTTTGGTGACAAGGTTGTCATAATTCCAAGCGCATATGACAAGATTATAGCACATGCTAAAATATGATATAATAGTTTGACAAGGGAAAGGGTTTCTACCATGATGCTGCTTCCTCAAGAGCAAAGAGCACACCACCAACTGGCGCTCGGAATGCTGCTGCAACTCCAGCAGCAGACCCACAAGTAATCAAATCCCGTCTATCCCTATCGTTTTTAAAATATCTGAGCCAGTTACATGTAAGATGGTACTTGCGTGACCCCCCTTGACCAAGCAAGTTGGCAATGCATGCTCCTGTATGTACCATTGGACCTTCCTTTCCGAGCACAAATCCAGCTGAAACTCCAAGTATTGAACCAAATATCTgcagagaaataaaagaatgtTTTCAGAACTAGATGATCCTACTCTAACCACCAATTAGCCAAACAAGTAGTCATGGTGGGATCATGTGACAACCACAAACAAGCTGGTTATACATCATGACTCTGAATACATTATCGGCTATATACACTGTAAGCTGATCTAAAAGAACATTTCTGCCTAAGCATCACAAAAGGATAAGCGTTGTGAAGTAACAGGATCCCTTTGGCAACACATCTCCAAAGAAATGCTAACAATGACACTCATTTGAATTTGCTGCAATtgctaaaaaataaaatcaatataaATGAGCAAGGTATTACGAGTATtctcaaaacaaaaaagagataTTATGGCTGTCAATGCAGCTTTAGATTTCAAAGACAGATCTTTGTGCAATAGTGCCTAGTAATACCGAGAAGTGCTGAAGGAGTTCTACAACAACTACCGAGAGCACTTCAGAACATAGTATGcaaatgatgaaaaaaaaatcttagtgATCCAATCAGATAAGGTAGCCCAAAAATTTAATATAGTGTACACTTACTCGGAGAGTAAGAAATCAAACTTGATTtccttggaaaaaaaaaacaaaaaggctgAACGTATTTTAATCTGAGTTGGATTTTACCTTAACAAAGAGTGTACTGGGAGCTAATATAGAATATGCGTCGACTCCATTAAGGTATGCTTTGACTTCAGGGATACcagacccagcagcagcaggtgcTATGTAAGCGCAGATTGCCGCAGCTGTGGCTGCCAAGACTAGATTGCAACCTCCATATGCCAGAAATGCTGTGAAGTACCTGCACTGGAAGCAACAAGCCATTGACACTTCACATTATTCTGTTGCTGTGAGCCAATAAACCTTGTGcaatttattcaatttgcaTGATGATAATACATGACAAGTTGCAGAACAGCAAGAGGAATTAAGCTATAACTTCCAGTAAAATGGGAAAATCGTCTGGGTGAAGCATTACCTCTGCTTAAGCATTAGTTCACTTGTGAGCAACAGTTTGAATCCAGCAATATTTTCAACTGCAAGGTTGTTGAAGAAGCCAACAAGTCCAGTGAACAGGCcaatgagaagaactaaggtcCATTTCAGAACAATATACTGGAATATCtgcttcttctttcttgatCGCCAATCTTGCTTGAAAAGGTCGTTTTCCACAATTCTGAAACATGCAGTACAAAAATTGTTAGAGGGTAAGTAACATAACAACTGTACAGTCTGCAATTTCGTATGCTTTATATTTGCTTCTCTTCAGAAATCAGTCATCTGCTAGCTTCTAAATCAACGGCAATTTTTTTTGCAGTTGGCATCTTCTCAGTTTCTTGGCAAATTTCTTACCTTTGCATTGTAGCCCATTAAAATCATCTAAAATTCTAAATTCGcataaattgatttttattacaAGATACAAACACATTATTGTTTTTTGTGTGTTCTCACAGTTGCCACATTTCAAAAAGTTATTGGCACGGCGCATGGGGCAGGAACCAAACCAGCCCGGTTTGTTTCCTTCTTCAACAGCAGCTTTTGTGCAATCGTTTCTAGAATTTATACTTAATACCAATGCTTCATTAAAATATATGCATAATGTCACCAAAGAAAGATTCTGGCATTGGACCAATCAAAATCCCAACAATGTACCGATTGGCCTCCCTCCCCTGTTGAGTACTCGCCAACCGTACGAATACAACCTAAACGTGGCATTGTCATCGATGTAGTCAGTAAATGAATTGCTTACAAACTTCAACTGAGAAAGGGCGCATTAATGATCACGCTTTCTAGGATCGATACTCAAGGATCACTTTTTGGTCTTCCAAACGCACCATAAGATCCGAACTTTCTGGTGGCTAAGATAAACTAATAACAACGATCGTTCGTCACGATCACCACGAAGAAACATTACAATCAAATAGAAATTTTCCTCAAATCAACCCGACGAGCTCTCAGGAAGCCGAGAAGATCGATGGAAGGGAGAGACGGAGAGGAGAGGTATGGAGACGGTTTGGGGGCACGTACTCGTAGTCGAGGCTCTCGATGGGGCAGACGTTGGCGCCGACGATGGCGATCTGGGAGGTGGTATTCACGGTGCGCTTCCGCAGCAGCGGCTCCCGAGGGCCGTCGTCGTCGTACCTCAGCAGCGCCTCCGACGACGCGTCCGGCCCCGCCCACGCGCCGCCGACGTCCGTGCTCTCTATGTCGTAGTTGAAGCTGCCGCCCCGGTCCGGCTGCGCCGGCGGCGAGTGGTGTCCGTCCATTATTGCCGTCCGCGTGGGTGGTAGCGTCGCTGaggctgcctcctcctcctgcgccTCTGCCTGCACTTTATTTATGAGGTGTCGGAGAAACAAGGAAATGGTAAGGAAAAGAATTAGAGGCAAAAAAAGGGAAACGGGAAATGCAAGTATGGAATCACGTTACATTGCGTGCAAAAATTACCCTTGAAAAGTAAAGAATTGTAGGTAGGCCGGAATTTTGGAGAAAGGGTGATGCAGCGCAGTAgtgaagaattgaagaattacttaaaaatagaaaaagtttTCTCCCCCTGCCCTAATCATTTGAGGTTTGGATCCAAGGGCGCGATGGAAGCCAACGCTGGCCCCGCCAAATATTGGCTCGTCTAGGTTCTGTTGGCCATTGTTTAGAGTGGCACCAAGTTTTGGCTTGTCCAATCTCTGACTTCGGCTCGTTCAGGTTCAGCCCATGGAGTATATTTTCCTGCTCGCGCTTGGGCGAATTGCAGGCGTAGAAAACGTCCGTAAGTATTTGGCGCGCCAACAACTTGGCATGCCAGGGCTAGCATAACCCAAACATGCCCCGAATTGATAtgatttaatttgaatttaaactgaATCATAATACACAACACAGCTATTCCCTTGTCAAAATACTATACCTTTTGCACCGTCCAATCGTGTTGGTTTATCTGTAGCTCTAGTACCACCCTCTTAAATCTTTCCTCTACCACGCAGCAGGTTCCGACTCCGGC
This genomic window from Phragmites australis chromosome 7, lpPhrAust1.1, whole genome shotgun sequence contains:
- the LOC133924279 gene encoding chloride channel protein CLC-c-like isoform X2, which encodes MDGHHSPPAQPDRGGSFNYDIESTDVGGAWAGPDASSEALLRYDDDGPREPLLRKRTVNTTSQIAIVGANVCPIESLDYEIVENDLFKQDWRSRKKKQIFQYIVLKWTLVLLIGLFTGLVGFFNNLAVENIAGFKLLLTSELMLKQRYFTAFLAYGGCNLVLAATAAAICAYIAPAAAGSGIPEVKAYLNGVDAYSILAPSTLFVKIFGSILGVSAGFVLGKEGPMVHTGACIANLLGQGGSRKYHLTCNWLRYFKNDRDRRDLITCGSAAGVAAAFRAPVGGVLFALEEAASWWRSALLWRTFFTTAVVAVVLRGLIELCRSGKCGLFGQGGLIMFDLSATIPTYSTQDVIAIIVLGIIGGVFGGLFNFLLDRILRAYSFINERGAPYKILLTITISIITSACSYGLPWLAPCTPCPVDTVEECPTIGRSGNFKNFQCPPGQYNGLASLFFNTNDDAIRNLFSSGTEKEFHMSTLFTFFTAIYCLGLVTYGIAVPSGLFIPVILAGATYGRIVGTLLGPISDLDPGRFALLGAASFLGGTMRMTVSVCVILLELTNDLHMLPLVMLVLLISKTIADSFNKGVYDQIVVMKGLPFLEAHAEPYMRHLVAGDVVSGPLISFSGVEKVGNIVQALRITGHNGFPVVDEPPLSEAPELVGLVLRSHLLVLLKGKTFMKEKVKTSGSFVLQRFGAFDFAKAGSGKGLKIEDLDFTDEEMDMYVDLHPVTNTSPYTVVETMSLAKAAVLLRALGLRHLLVVPKIPGRPPIVGILTRHDLMPEHIHGLFPKLRKSH
- the LOC133924279 gene encoding chloride channel protein CLC-c-like isoform X1, with product MQAEAQEEEAASATLPPTRTAIMDGHHSPPAQPDRGGSFNYDIESTDVGGAWAGPDASSEALLRYDDDGPREPLLRKRTVNTTSQIAIVGANVCPIESLDYEIVENDLFKQDWRSRKKKQIFQYIVLKWTLVLLIGLFTGLVGFFNNLAVENIAGFKLLLTSELMLKQRYFTAFLAYGGCNLVLAATAAAICAYIAPAAAGSGIPEVKAYLNGVDAYSILAPSTLFVKIFGSILGVSAGFVLGKEGPMVHTGACIANLLGQGGSRKYHLTCNWLRYFKNDRDRRDLITCGSAAGVAAAFRAPVGGVLFALEEAASWWRSALLWRTFFTTAVVAVVLRGLIELCRSGKCGLFGQGGLIMFDLSATIPTYSTQDVIAIIVLGIIGGVFGGLFNFLLDRILRAYSFINERGAPYKILLTITISIITSACSYGLPWLAPCTPCPVDTVEECPTIGRSGNFKNFQCPPGQYNGLASLFFNTNDDAIRNLFSSGTEKEFHMSTLFTFFTAIYCLGLVTYGIAVPSGLFIPVILAGATYGRIVGTLLGPISDLDPGRFALLGAASFLGGTMRMTVSVCVILLELTNDLHMLPLVMLVLLISKTIADSFNKGVYDQIVVMKGLPFLEAHAEPYMRHLVAGDVVSGPLISFSGVEKVGNIVQALRITGHNGFPVVDEPPLSEAPELVGLVLRSHLLVLLKGKTFMKEKVKTSGSFVLQRFGAFDFAKAGSGKGLKIEDLDFTDEEMDMYVDLHPVTNTSPYTVVETMSLAKAAVLLRALGLRHLLVVPKIPGRPPIVGILTRHDLMPEHIHGLFPKLRKSH